From the genome of Flavobacterium luteolum, one region includes:
- a CDS encoding PorP/SprF family type IX secretion system membrane protein, with protein MKLYIKSLETYFILICSFITVCASAQQDPEYTQYMYNTMAVNPAYAGSTGTIEAALLYRSQWVGMPGAPETQSFSIHSPLRNEKLGLGLSIVNDKIGPSNELYLDGNFSYSLPLGYEKRLAFGIKAGTRMLNIDWSKGRYYDNDDVLLNQNINNQMKLAVGAGIYYYTDKWYVGFSIPSFIQNDYYDDVRESIDYDRMHYYLMGGYVFDLNPNLKFKPAFLVKAVSGAPLTADISANFMIQEKFVIGGAYRTDDSVSILAGFQIAPSFFLGYAFDYTVSQLNKYNDGSHEFILRYQFVQKQSKIKSPRFF; from the coding sequence ATGAAACTATATATAAAATCATTAGAAACATATTTTATATTAATATGTTCTTTTATTACGGTTTGCGCTTCGGCACAGCAAGATCCCGAATATACACAGTATATGTATAACACTATGGCGGTAAATCCAGCGTATGCTGGATCTACCGGAACCATAGAAGCAGCACTTTTATATCGTTCTCAATGGGTAGGAATGCCTGGTGCACCAGAAACACAATCATTCTCCATTCATTCTCCTCTTAGAAATGAAAAACTTGGATTGGGTTTAAGCATTGTTAATGATAAAATTGGACCTTCCAACGAACTATATCTTGATGGAAACTTTTCTTATTCATTGCCTCTTGGTTATGAAAAAAGATTGGCTTTTGGTATTAAAGCAGGAACAAGAATGCTAAACATCGATTGGTCTAAAGGAAGATATTATGATAATGATGATGTTTTATTAAATCAGAATATTAACAATCAGATGAAATTAGCTGTAGGAGCAGGGATTTACTATTATACAGATAAATGGTATGTAGGATTTTCGATTCCAAGTTTTATTCAGAATGATTACTATGACGATGTTCGTGAATCTATTGATTATGATCGTATGCATTACTATTTAATGGGAGGTTATGTTTTTGATTTGAATCCAAATTTGAAATTTAAACCAGCATTTTTAGTAAAAGCAGTAAGCGGAGCTCCACTTACCGCAGATATATCGGCAAATTTCATGATTCAGGAAAAGTTTGTTATAGGGGGAGCATATCGAACAGATGATTCGGTAAGTATACTGGCAGGTTTTCAAATAGCACCAAGTTTCTTTCTTGGATATGCTTTTGATTACACTGTAAGCCAATTGAACAAATACAATGATGGTTCACACGAATTCATCTTGCGTTATCAATTTGTGCAAAAACAAAGTAAAATTAAATCTCCTCGATTCTTCTAA
- a CDS encoding OmpA family protein: MRKLYILCLILSVTFSFAQKTNLKKADALFRSFSYLDASKAYEECLQNIKDPSAQTLKNAADSYYFISDSRNALKWYRKLYEVQGNNLTDIYYLRYIQSMKAVMDYDEADKITKEYLDKKGDKAEINRYVAQKKYMDSVAKAKPLYTIKNLDINTSKSDFGATFFRDNVVFTSARDTTKFSEKLYTWNNQPFLNLYIAERNPADGSLFNETVFLPNIMTKYHEATASFDNQGKTIYYSTNIVKKNKLVVDEARVNNFQIVKGSIVNNKLENPEKVFFDSDDYSVGHPALSEDGRLLFFASDMPGGQGETDLYMVKIAADGTMSSPQNLGPNINTIGNEVFPFFQNGVLYFSSDGHYGWGDLDLYESKLQADGTFSVPKNLGAPINSNKDDFSFIIDKTDAYGYFSSNRAGGKGDDDIYSFVKGKPICNQSISGMAIDHKTKKPLTDVTIMAYNSFSEVLGETKTNFDGKYAIEVPCNKVIKMIAAKPNYSSDDKTVETTEQNGGEIKDVNFELSNYDDLVVKKQGVEKVDVNPIYFDYDKFDITPKAVEELAKVVFIMQKFPNIRIKIESHTDSRGKDAYNLKLSDNRAKSTRDYILSQGIDASRIESAIGYGETRLINKCKNGVKCTEEEHLLNRRSDFIIIQK, encoded by the coding sequence ATGAGAAAACTATATATCCTATGTTTAATTTTGAGCGTTACGTTTAGTTTCGCTCAAAAAACTAATTTGAAGAAAGCTGATGCTTTATTTAGAAGCTTTTCTTATTTGGATGCTTCCAAAGCTTATGAAGAATGTTTACAAAACATAAAAGATCCGTCAGCGCAGACTTTGAAGAATGCGGCAGATTCCTACTATTTTATTTCCGATTCTAGAAATGCACTTAAATGGTACAGAAAATTATATGAAGTGCAAGGAAATAATCTGACTGATATTTACTATTTGCGTTACATTCAATCTATGAAAGCAGTTATGGATTATGATGAAGCAGATAAAATAACAAAAGAATATTTAGATAAAAAAGGTGATAAAGCAGAGATTAACCGATATGTTGCCCAAAAGAAATATATGGACAGCGTAGCAAAGGCAAAACCTCTATATACCATTAAAAATTTAGATATTAATACGAGTAAATCAGACTTCGGAGCTACATTTTTTAGAGACAATGTAGTATTTACATCGGCTCGTGATACCACAAAGTTTAGCGAAAAATTGTATACTTGGAACAACCAGCCTTTTCTTAATCTGTATATTGCAGAAAGAAATCCAGCAGATGGAAGTTTATTTAACGAAACAGTTTTTCTGCCGAATATAATGACAAAATATCATGAAGCTACGGCAAGTTTTGATAATCAGGGAAAAACAATTTATTATTCAACCAATATTGTAAAGAAAAACAAATTGGTTGTTGATGAAGCGAGAGTCAATAATTTTCAGATTGTTAAAGGCTCGATCGTTAATAATAAATTAGAAAATCCAGAGAAAGTATTTTTTGATAGTGATGATTATTCCGTAGGGCATCCTGCATTAAGTGAAGACGGAAGACTGCTTTTCTTTGCTTCAGATATGCCTGGAGGGCAAGGTGAAACCGATCTTTATATGGTAAAAATTGCGGCGGATGGGACTATGAGTTCGCCTCAGAATTTAGGGCCAAATATCAATACAATTGGTAATGAAGTTTTTCCATTCTTCCAAAACGGAGTTTTGTACTTTTCTTCTGACGGACATTATGGCTGGGGAGATCTGGATTTATACGAAAGTAAGCTTCAGGCAGACGGAACTTTTTCAGTGCCAAAAAACCTTGGAGCGCCTATCAACAGCAATAAAGACGATTTTTCTTTTATAATTGACAAAACAGATGCTTATGGCTATTTTTCTTCAAATCGAGCAGGAGGAAAAGGTGATGATGATATCTATTCTTTTGTAAAAGGAAAACCAATTTGTAACCAAAGTATATCTGGAATGGCTATCGATCATAAAACCAAAAAGCCTTTGACCGATGTTACCATAATGGCGTACAACTCTTTTAGCGAAGTTTTAGGTGAAACCAAAACAAATTTCGACGGTAAGTATGCCATTGAAGTTCCTTGTAACAAAGTAATCAAAATGATTGCAGCAAAACCGAATTACAGTAGTGATGACAAAACTGTAGAAACAACAGAGCAAAATGGTGGCGAAATAAAAGATGTAAACTTTGAATTAAGCAATTACGACGATTTGGTTGTGAAAAAACAAGGAGTAGAAAAAGTAGATGTTAACCCAATTTATTTTGACTACGACAAATTCGATATTACTCCAAAAGCTGTAGAAGAATTAGCTAAGGTTGTATTTATAATGCAGAAATTTCCAAACATCAGAATCAAAATTGAATCTCACACAGATTCACGCGGAAAAGATGCATATAATTTAAAACTTTCAGACAATAGAGCAAAATCGACACGAGATTATATCCTTTCGCAAGGCATAGATGCTTCTCGAATTGAAAGTGCCATTGGGTATGGAGAGACTCGTTTAATTAATAAATGTAAAAATGGTGTAAAATGTACCGAAGAAGAACATTTGTTAAATAGACGTTCAGACTTTATCATTATTCAAAAATAA
- the ligA gene encoding NAD-dependent DNA ligase LigA — MSIQETIQTLRNELNQHNYNYYVLDNATISDYDFDIKLKELQDLENKHPEFFDENSPTQRVGGTVTKNFKTVAHQYRMYSLDNSYSKEDLLDWENRIQKVLGNVSLQYTCELKYDGASISITYENGKLVQALTRGDGFQGDEVTTNIKTIKSVPLHLKGNYPDKFDIRGEIILPFAGFEKMNQELIEIGETPYSNPRNTASGSLKLQDSAEVAKRPLECLLYFVTGNNLPFKTQFEGLELARSWGFKVPKEAKLVNSMQEVFDFIDYWDVHRHNLPYETDGVVIKVNSIQHQEELGYTAKSPRWAIAYKFKSEQVSTKLKSISYQVGRTGAITPVANLEPVQLAGTIVKRASLHNADQIEKLDIRINDTVFVEKGGEIIPKIIAVDLDKRPEDSEKTHYITHCPECQTELIRNEGEANHYCPNFYGCPPQIIGRIQHYISRKAMDIEGLGGETVALLFKNGLVHNYADLYELKVEDILHLERMAQKSAENLVNGVQKSKEIPFESVLFALGIRFVGETVAKKLAKHYKNIDALSQASLMDLVLVDEIGERIAKSVIEFFENEENKKIIERLKSYGIQFEIEEKVNPNATDKFVGKTFVVSGVFSQFSRDELKKAIEDNGGKVGSSISAKTDFVVAGDNMGPAKLEKATKLNITILSEEDFINKLNEA; from the coding sequence ATGAGCATTCAAGAGACCATTCAAACATTACGAAATGAACTTAATCAGCACAACTATAATTATTATGTGCTAGACAATGCCACAATTTCAGATTACGATTTTGATATTAAACTGAAAGAACTTCAGGATTTAGAAAACAAGCATCCAGAATTTTTTGACGAAAACTCACCAACGCAAAGAGTAGGCGGAACTGTAACCAAAAACTTTAAAACAGTTGCGCATCAATACAGAATGTATTCTTTGGATAATTCTTATTCTAAAGAAGATCTTTTAGATTGGGAAAACCGTATTCAGAAAGTTTTAGGAAATGTTAGTTTGCAGTATACTTGTGAATTAAAATATGATGGAGCTTCAATAAGCATTACATACGAAAACGGAAAATTAGTTCAGGCATTAACTCGCGGAGATGGTTTTCAGGGAGATGAGGTAACAACCAATATTAAAACGATAAAATCAGTTCCTTTGCATTTAAAAGGAAATTATCCAGATAAGTTTGATATTCGAGGAGAAATTATTCTTCCATTTGCTGGTTTTGAAAAGATGAACCAGGAATTAATCGAAATTGGAGAAACTCCATATTCAAATCCAAGAAATACGGCTTCAGGAAGTTTAAAACTACAAGATAGCGCTGAGGTTGCTAAGCGTCCGCTTGAGTGTTTGCTTTATTTTGTAACAGGAAACAACCTGCCTTTTAAAACACAATTTGAAGGATTAGAACTAGCTAGAAGCTGGGGCTTTAAAGTGCCAAAAGAAGCAAAATTAGTCAATAGCATGCAAGAAGTTTTTGACTTCATTGACTATTGGGATGTTCACCGTCATAATCTTCCATATGAAACAGATGGTGTGGTTATCAAAGTGAATAGCATTCAGCATCAGGAAGAATTAGGCTATACTGCAAAATCTCCACGCTGGGCAATTGCTTACAAATTCAAATCAGAACAGGTTTCAACCAAATTAAAATCAATTTCGTATCAAGTAGGAAGAACCGGAGCAATAACGCCAGTTGCCAATTTAGAACCTGTTCAGCTAGCTGGAACTATTGTAAAAAGAGCTTCTCTTCACAATGCCGATCAGATTGAAAAATTAGATATCAGAATAAATGATACCGTTTTTGTTGAAAAAGGAGGAGAGATTATACCAAAAATTATTGCGGTTGATTTAGACAAGCGTCCAGAAGATTCAGAAAAAACACATTATATTACGCATTGTCCTGAATGTCAAACGGAATTGATTAGAAACGAAGGAGAAGCGAATCATTATTGTCCTAATTTTTACGGATGTCCTCCGCAGATTATTGGAAGAATCCAGCATTACATTTCAAGAAAAGCGATGGATATCGAAGGACTTGGAGGAGAAACTGTTGCTTTATTGTTTAAAAATGGATTAGTGCACAATTATGCTGATTTATATGAGTTGAAAGTAGAAGATATTCTGCATTTAGAAAGAATGGCTCAGAAATCGGCGGAAAACTTGGTAAATGGAGTTCAGAAATCAAAAGAAATTCCGTTTGAAAGCGTTTTGTTTGCACTTGGAATTCGTTTTGTTGGAGAAACTGTGGCTAAAAAACTAGCAAAACATTATAAAAATATCGATGCTTTGAGTCAGGCTTCGTTGATGGATTTGGTTTTAGTAGATGAAATTGGAGAAAGAATTGCTAAAAGTGTTATCGAATTCTTTGAAAATGAAGAGAACAAAAAAATTATAGAACGTTTAAAAAGTTATGGAATTCAATTTGAAATTGAAGAAAAAGTAAACCCAAATGCTACTGATAAATTTGTTGGAAAAACTTTTGTGGTTTCTGGCGTTTTTAGTCAATTTTCTAGAGACGAACTAAAGAAAGCCATCGAAGATAACGGAGGAAAAGTAGGAAGCTCAATTTCTGCAAAAACAGATTTTGTAGTGGCGGGAGATAATATGGGACCAGCAAAACTGGAAAAAGCAACAAAATTAAATATCACCATATTGTCTGAAGAAGATTTTATAAACAAATTGAATGAAGCCTAA
- a CDS encoding bifunctional metallophosphatase/5'-nucleotidase, with product MKRREFIEKTAASTALLSLGLSLSSFESNDIKHLTILHTNDVHSHIDPFPADDPRNPNKGGVSRRATLIEAIRKENPNVLLLDAGDIFQGTPYFNYYGGELEFKLMSMMKYDASTIGNHDFDNGLDGLYAQLPHATFDFINSNYDFKNTVMDGHVKPYKIFNKNGIKVGVFGVGIELQGLVDKKLYLETVYNNPVEVAQDMTKLLKQEQKCDLVICLSHLGYKYKDEPSKISDLTFAAQTQDIDLIIGGHTHTFLDKPTIVKNKAGKDVLVNQVGCYGINLGRIDFYFDKDKAHTNQSATIVV from the coding sequence ATGAAAAGAAGAGAGTTTATCGAAAAAACAGCAGCGAGTACTGCCCTATTAAGTTTAGGATTGTCTTTGAGCAGTTTTGAAAGTAACGATATTAAGCATCTAACAATTCTACATACTAATGATGTGCATAGCCACATTGATCCTTTTCCTGCTGATGATCCGCGTAATCCTAATAAAGGAGGCGTTTCTCGCCGTGCAACATTAATTGAAGCTATCCGTAAAGAGAACCCAAATGTTCTTTTATTGGATGCTGGAGATATTTTCCAAGGAACGCCTTATTTTAATTATTATGGAGGTGAATTGGAATTTAAATTGATGAGCATGATGAAATATGATGCTTCAACAATTGGAAATCATGATTTTGACAATGGTCTTGACGGATTATACGCTCAGCTTCCGCATGCAACTTTTGACTTTATCAACTCTAACTACGATTTTAAAAACACGGTTATGGACGGACATGTTAAACCGTACAAAATCTTTAATAAGAATGGAATTAAAGTTGGTGTTTTTGGTGTTGGAATTGAACTTCAAGGTTTAGTAGATAAAAAATTATACCTTGAAACAGTTTATAACAATCCTGTTGAAGTTGCTCAGGATATGACAAAACTTTTAAAACAAGAACAAAAATGTGATTTGGTAATTTGTCTTTCGCATTTAGGTTACAAATATAAAGACGAGCCAAGTAAAATAAGTGATTTGACATTTGCTGCACAAACTCAGGATATTGATCTTATCATTGGAGGCCACACACATACTTTCTTAGACAAACCTACAATCGTAAAGAATAAGGCAGGAAAAGATGTGCTGGTAAATCAAGTGGGATGCTACGGAATTAATTTAGGCCGTATCGATTTCTATTTTGATAAAGACAAAGCTCACACCAACCAAAGCGCAACTATTGTTGTATAG
- a CDS encoding 5'-nucleotidase C-terminal domain-containing protein codes for MVKLKKYNGFLKLFVIFLTLFSISSCSTKNYNLSKIEGKQLPVTEKTGETPEIENFIKPYRDHINKDLDNVLAYCPETLDKSTGKWQTGIGSLMADVCVQRGNIVFNAREKKNIDICLLNHGGIRAILPKGNVTTRTAFEIMPFENSLVVLALKGDQILEIAAYIIKEKKPQPLSGMTFTITKDNKAKDIIVQGKPLDLNKTYYVATNDYLANGGDSMTFFAKSTQKFDLNYKLRDVLIDYFKEVDTVVAPKNIRITEE; via the coding sequence ATGGTAAAACTAAAAAAGTATAACGGATTTTTAAAACTTTTTGTTATATTCTTAACACTTTTTTCAATCTCTTCTTGTAGTACGAAAAACTACAATTTATCTAAAATTGAAGGAAAACAACTTCCTGTTACCGAAAAGACTGGGGAAACTCCTGAAATTGAAAATTTTATTAAACCTTATCGAGATCACATTAATAAGGATTTAGATAATGTATTGGCTTATTGCCCTGAAACTCTTGACAAAAGCACTGGAAAGTGGCAAACTGGCATTGGAAGCCTAATGGCAGATGTTTGCGTGCAGAGAGGAAACATTGTTTTTAACGCTCGTGAAAAGAAAAACATAGATATATGTCTTTTAAATCATGGCGGTATTCGTGCTATTTTGCCAAAAGGAAATGTTACAACAAGAACGGCTTTTGAAATTATGCCTTTTGAAAACAGTTTGGTTGTTTTAGCTTTAAAGGGCGATCAGATCTTAGAAATTGCGGCTTACATTATTAAGGAGAAAAAACCTCAGCCATTGTCTGGAATGACTTTTACTATTACAAAAGATAATAAAGCAAAAGATATCATAGTACAAGGCAAACCGCTTGATCTAAACAAAACGTATTACGTTGCTACAAACGATTATTTGGCAAATGGAGGAGACAGCATGACTTTCTTTGCAAAAAGCACTCAAAAGTTTGATTTAAATTACAAACTAAGAGATGTACTGATTGATTATTTTAAAGAAGTAGACACAGTGGTTGCTCCTAAAAATATCAGAATTACCGAAGAATAA
- a CDS encoding DUF6913 domain-containing protein: MFLNYIKEFFVKKSLNVNLNNEKSGVLAKNGQTIGLLIDESTFENSEALIRELTLHGIALENIKVLAYREKFKEKETYFRPTFGKKHINWKGEIIEGYLNEFVNSEFDLLLSYYDVENVFLMFITNKSKAKFKIGFSAVDQNLNRLMINTELGSYKLFVSELFRYLKNIK; the protein is encoded by the coding sequence ATGTTTTTAAATTATATAAAGGAATTTTTTGTAAAAAAATCATTAAATGTTAATTTAAATAATGAAAAAAGCGGAGTATTAGCTAAAAACGGTCAAACAATTGGTTTATTGATAGATGAGAGCACTTTTGAAAATTCAGAAGCACTAATTAGGGAGTTAACGCTCCACGGAATTGCTTTAGAAAATATAAAAGTTCTTGCCTACAGAGAAAAATTTAAGGAAAAAGAAACCTATTTTCGTCCAACTTTTGGTAAAAAACACATCAATTGGAAAGGTGAAATTATAGAAGGTTATTTGAATGAATTTGTAAATTCAGAATTTGATCTTTTGCTGAGTTATTACGATGTTGAAAATGTCTTTTTAATGTTTATCACAAACAAGTCAAAAGCTAAATTTAAAATCGGATTTTCTGCTGTAGATCAAAATTTAAATCGTTTGATGATTAATACAGAATTAGGGAGCTATAAACTATTCGTTTCAGAATTGTTTAGGTATTTAAAAAATATAAAATAA
- the dapA gene encoding 4-hydroxy-tetrahydrodipicolinate synthase — MQSLIGTGVALVTPFKKDFSVDIEALQRVVNFSIDGGVEYLVVMGTTAENATLTAEEKELVIKTVIDVNKGRLPLVLGVGGNNTMQIVEELKTRDFSAFEAILSVSPYYNKPTQEGIYQHFKAIAEASPVPVILYNVPGRTASNMLPSTVVRLANDFKNVVAIKEAAGDMAQAMQIIKNAPKDFLVISGDDMLALPIVLAGGAGVISVIGQGFPKEFSEMIRLGLNKKAADAYKTHYFLSDSIDMIFEQGNPAGIKQIFQALGIAENTVRLPLVSVDESLATRLNDFVKNSIK; from the coding sequence ATGCAATCATTGATAGGTACTGGTGTTGCACTTGTGACGCCATTTAAAAAAGATTTTTCAGTTGACATTGAAGCTTTACAGAGAGTTGTAAACTTTTCTATAGATGGTGGAGTGGAGTATCTTGTTGTAATGGGAACAACAGCAGAAAATGCAACCCTTACAGCAGAAGAGAAAGAATTGGTTATAAAGACTGTAATCGATGTGAATAAAGGAAGATTGCCTCTAGTTTTAGGAGTTGGAGGTAATAATACTATGCAGATTGTAGAAGAGTTGAAAACAAGAGATTTTTCTGCTTTTGAAGCGATATTGTCTGTTTCACCTTATTATAATAAACCAACTCAGGAAGGAATTTATCAGCACTTTAAAGCAATTGCTGAAGCTTCTCCAGTTCCAGTAATCCTATATAATGTTCCAGGAAGAACGGCAAGTAATATGCTTCCTTCAACAGTGGTGCGTTTGGCTAATGATTTTAAAAATGTCGTAGCTATTAAAGAAGCTGCTGGAGATATGGCTCAGGCTATGCAGATTATTAAAAATGCTCCAAAAGATTTCTTAGTGATTTCTGGAGATGATATGTTGGCATTGCCGATCGTTTTAGCAGGAGGAGCAGGCGTTATTTCGGTAATCGGACAAGGTTTTCCTAAAGAATTTTCAGAAATGATTCGTTTAGGATTGAATAAAAAAGCAGCGGACGCTTACAAAACACATTACTTTTTGTCAGACAGTATTGATATGATTTTTGAGCAAGGAAATCCAGCTGGAATCAAACAAATCTTCCAAGCCCTTGGAATTGCTGAGAATACTGTTCGTCTACCATTGGTTTCTGTTGATGAATCTCTTGCAACAAGACTAAATGACTTTGTAAAAAACAGCATTAAATAA
- a CDS encoding outer membrane protein assembly factor BamD: MKKILSLLIVVTLFYSCGEYQKALKNEDVAAKFEMATKMYDAGKYTKAIRLFEQLATSYRGKPQAEKLFYMFSQSYYKTKQYYLAGYQFEAFVSGYPRSEKVQEAAFLGAYSYSKLSPVYSLDQADTVKALEKLQAFIDNYPNSEYIPQANEAVQKLNGKLEKKAYENAKGYNTISDYKSALIAFDNFIADFPGTPLKEDALFYKYDSAYQLAINSIPSKMEERLHVAQAAYANLMKFKSDTKYKEKADEMNARVETDLQKFTK, from the coding sequence ATGAAAAAAATACTATCGCTATTAATTGTTGTGACTCTTTTTTATTCTTGTGGAGAATATCAAAAAGCATTGAAAAATGAAGATGTTGCAGCAAAATTTGAAATGGCAACAAAAATGTATGATGCCGGTAAATACACAAAAGCGATTCGTCTTTTTGAGCAATTAGCAACTTCTTACCGAGGAAAACCTCAGGCAGAAAAGCTGTTTTATATGTTTTCGCAATCGTATTATAAAACAAAACAATACTATTTAGCTGGCTATCAGTTCGAAGCGTTTGTTTCAGGTTATCCGCGAAGTGAAAAAGTGCAGGAAGCTGCTTTCTTAGGAGCTTATAGCTATTCTAAGTTGTCGCCAGTTTACAGTTTAGACCAAGCAGATACTGTAAAAGCATTAGAAAAATTGCAGGCTTTTATTGATAATTATCCAAATTCAGAATACATCCCTCAGGCAAATGAGGCTGTACAAAAGCTGAATGGTAAATTAGAGAAAAAGGCATACGAAAACGCTAAAGGATATAATACCATTTCAGATTATAAATCGGCATTAATTGCTTTTGATAATTTTATCGCTGATTTTCCTGGAACACCTTTAAAAGAAGATGCATTGTTTTATAAATATGATTCAGCATATCAATTGGCAATTAACAGTATTCCTTCAAAAATGGAAGAACGTTTACATGTTGCACAAGCGGCTTATGCGAATTTGATGAAATTTAAAAGCGATACAAAGTATAAAGAAAAGGCAGACGAGATGAATGCTAGAGTTGAAACAGATTTACAAAAATTTACTAAATAA
- a CDS encoding DNA-directed RNA polymerase subunit omega translates to MDLKKTNAPVNTITYNKTVIEEPTGNVYEAITIMAKRANQINSEIKKELTEKLEEFATYNDSLEEVFENKEQIEVSKFYEKLPKPHALAVQEWLDGKTYHRSSNK, encoded by the coding sequence ATGGATTTAAAAAAGACGAATGCTCCTGTAAACACAATAACTTACAATAAAACAGTTATTGAAGAGCCAACAGGAAATGTGTATGAGGCAATTACCATTATGGCTAAAAGAGCAAATCAAATTAATTCAGAGATTAAAAAAGAATTGACTGAAAAATTAGAAGAATTTGCTACTTACAATGATAGTCTAGAGGAAGTTTTTGAAAATAAAGAACAAATTGAAGTTTCTAAATTTTACGAAAAATTACCAAAACCACACGCTTTAGCTGTTCAAGAATGGTTAGACGGTAAAACTTACCACAGAAGTTCAAACAAATAA
- the coaBC gene encoding bifunctional phosphopantothenoylcysteine decarboxylase/phosphopantothenate--cysteine ligase CoaBC, which produces MSVLNGKKILLGVSGGIAAYKTATLVRLFIKAGAHVQVIMTPASKDFVTPLTLSTLSKNPVHSSFFNQDDEDQVWNNHVELGLWADLMLVAPATANTLSKMATGNCDNLLIAAYLSAKCPVYFAPAMDLDMYKHPSTLSSFAALKQYGNIMIPAESGELASGLSGEGRMAEPENIVAFLEADLESKLPLKGKKILVTAGPTYEAIDPVRFIGNHSSGKMGFDIANEAASLGAEVFLIAGPTHFKAKNSLIKVVDVVSAQEMYDACHLYFNEVDAAIAAAAVADYRPKFVADQKIKKNTEEFSIELEKTKDILSSLGAIKKNQFLIGFALETENEIENAKLKIQKKNLDLIVLNSLQDKGAGFKKDTNKVTFIDKNFEIEPMELKSKESVAADILNKVILHFSKS; this is translated from the coding sequence ATGTCAGTTTTAAACGGGAAAAAGATTTTACTGGGTGTTTCCGGTGGAATTGCAGCCTATAAAACAGCCACTTTAGTACGACTTTTTATAAAAGCAGGTGCACATGTCCAAGTGATCATGACACCTGCTTCTAAGGATTTTGTAACCCCACTTACATTATCAACCTTATCAAAAAATCCAGTACATTCAAGTTTCTTTAATCAAGATGATGAAGATCAAGTTTGGAACAATCACGTTGAATTAGGGCTTTGGGCCGATTTAATGTTGGTTGCGCCTGCGACTGCCAATACTTTATCTAAAATGGCAACGGGAAACTGTGATAATCTTTTAATTGCGGCCTATTTATCGGCAAAATGTCCAGTCTATTTTGCGCCTGCAATGGACTTGGATATGTATAAACACCCTTCGACTTTATCGAGTTTTGCTGCGTTAAAGCAGTATGGAAATATTATGATTCCTGCTGAAAGTGGAGAATTGGCAAGTGGTTTGTCCGGAGAAGGCCGAATGGCTGAACCTGAGAATATTGTTGCTTTTCTAGAAGCTGATTTGGAGAGTAAACTGCCTTTGAAAGGAAAAAAGATACTAGTTACGGCTGGTCCGACATACGAAGCGATAGACCCTGTGCGTTTTATTGGAAATCATTCTTCGGGAAAAATGGGGTTTGATATTGCTAATGAAGCGGCAAGCTTAGGAGCAGAAGTGTTTTTAATTGCAGGTCCGACTCATTTTAAGGCTAAAAATAGTTTGATAAAAGTGGTTGATGTGGTTTCGGCTCAAGAAATGTACGATGCCTGTCATCTGTATTTTAATGAAGTTGATGCAGCAATCGCAGCTGCAGCTGTAGCAGATTATAGACCTAAATTTGTTGCAGATCAGAAGATTAAGAAAAATACAGAAGAGTTTTCGATCGAACTGGAAAAGACAAAAGATATATTGTCTTCTTTGGGTGCTATCAAAAAAAATCAGTTTTTAATTGGTTTTGCATTAGAGACTGAAAATGAAATTGAAAATGCTAAGTTGAAAATTCAGAAAAAAAACTTAGATTTGATTGTTTTAAATTCCTTACAAGATAAAGGTGCCGGTTTTAAAAAAGATACCAATAAAGTAACTTTTATTGATAAAAATTTTGAAATAGAACCAATGGAATTGAAATCAAAAGAATCTGTAGCGGCTGATATTTTGAATAAAGTTATTCTGCATTTTTCAAAATCATAA